A genomic region of Paroedura picta isolate Pp20150507F chromosome 4, Ppicta_v3.0, whole genome shotgun sequence contains the following coding sequences:
- the LOC143836415 gene encoding uncharacterized protein LOC143836415 codes for MAVLGDKVYNSCLPFGEPHQKLLAAILILLGFLALLDNTIKLVTWSWRIFAPFLSTIYGSCFKKGSTWLKTIKAFSSRKRLWRDSGLSKGRKKLPGLRFRCIVDPVKVTVQMGNANEAKVSWPREGKKKKTCYYSEGSSHQDTDDKKASWYRNQQQLRNSQCSSHASDTETPQPACPAGSVASWVRFSFSSPERATEPGSSSARYGTLARNHQRATGDKPHNSEVAGEGAQGQRFLQRSGVPNAEQATAHHPDHPHCNRQSSETNFIPSPILPGPRRVVYSALASDTVSRTHLNSEEYAYPHSPRGPQNRLGLEWHQRWPAAQQAEVYVYLVSPPPPSPEHNPEQPHHPFSQAVSGKEMLTNRNSFSHSRGSSSQGPAGQGSSDIHKQRKSIWERKHQQRSLQPNLDFEKLTGSSGGASLGHRGGLDLAPPTLAN; via the exons ATGGCTGTCCTGGGGGACAAGGTCTACAACAGCTGCCTCCCTTTCGGCGAGCCCCACCAGAAGCTGCTGGCCGCCATCCTGATCTTGTTGGGCTTTTTGGCTTTACTGGACAATACCATTAAACTGGTCACTTGG TCTTGGAGGATCTTCGCTCCTTTCCTGAGTACAATATATGGGTCTTGCTTCAAAAAAG GCAGCACATGGCTCAAGACGATTAAGGCCTTCTCCAGCAGGAAGAGATTGTGGAGAGATTCAGGGCTGAGCAAAGGGCGGAAGAAATTGCCCGGCCTTCGCTTCCGGTGCATCGTTGACCCTGTGAAGGTAACCGTGCAGATGGGGAACGCCAACGAGGCAAAGGTCAGCTGGCCACGGGAAGGTAAGAAGAAAAAGACCTGCTACTACAGCGAAGGGTCGAGCCATCAGGACACGGACGACAAGAAGGCCAGCTGGTACAGGAACCAGCAACAGCTCCGGAACAGTCAGTGCAGTTCCCACGCCTCAGACACCGAAACGCCCCAGCCGGCGTGCCCGGCCGGATCCGTCGCCTCCTGGGTGCGTTTCAGCTTCAGCTCCCCGGAGCGGGCGACGGAGCCGGGAAGCAGCTCGGCCCGCTACGGGACTCTTGCGCGCAACCACCAAAGGGCCACAGGAGATAAGCCGCATAACTCGGAGGTGGCCGGCGAAGGCGCCCAAGGGCAGAGGTTCCTGCAGCGATCTGGTGTTCCCAACGCCGAGCAAGCCACCGCCCACCATCCGGATCACCCGCACTGCAACCGTCAGTCCAGCGAGACGAACTTCATCCCTAGCCCCATTCTACCGGGCCCCAGGCGCGTGGTCTATTCCGCCCTGGCTTCTGACACCGTCTCCAGGACGCACCTCAACAGCGAGGAGTACGCCTACCCGCACTCCCCCAGGGGTCCCCAGAACCGTCTGGGGCTAGAGTGGCACCAGCGCTGGCCAGCTGCCCAGCAAGCGGAAGTGTATGTCTACCtcgtcagcccgccgccccctAGCCCGGAACACAACCCCGAGCAGCCTCACCACCCCTTCTCCCAGGCTGTCTCCGGCAAGGAGATGCTGACCAACCGGAACTCCTTTAGCCACAGCAGAGGCAGTTCCAGCCAAGGGCCGGCGGGCCAGGGCAGCTCTGACATCCACAAGCAACGCAAGAGCATCTGGGAGAGGAAGCACCAACAAAGGTCCCTCCAGCCCAACTTGGATTTCGAGAAGCTGACGGGAAGCAGCGGGggggccagcctgggccaccGGGGAGGGCTCGATTTGGCACCCCCCACCCTTGCCAACTGA